In a genomic window of Pangasianodon hypophthalmus isolate fPanHyp1 chromosome 1, fPanHyp1.pri, whole genome shotgun sequence:
- the nrn1a gene encoding neuritin, with protein sequence MGLTLSGRYISLVLAVQIAYLLQTVGAAGKCDTVFKGFSNCLLQLGENMASYPQELDEKENLQTICTYWDDFHSCATTALADCQEGATELWEKLKKESRNLEFKGSLFELCGEGNDASTPSASPAGLPLLLSSLSALLTWIQF encoded by the exons ATGGGATTAACTTTGTCCGGAAGATACATCTCACTGGTGCTGGCTGTTCAAATAG CATATTTGCTCCAGACGGTTGGAGCGGCGGGGAAATGTGACACCGTGTTTAAGGGCTTCTCAAACTGCCTGCTTCAGCTGGGAGAGAACATGGCCAGCTATCCACAGGAGCTGGACGAGAAGGAGAACCTGCAAACCATCTGCAC ATATTGGGACGACTTCCACTCGTGTGCCACCACAGCGCTGGCGGACTGCCAGGAGGGAGCGACGGAGCTGTGGGAGAAACTCAAGAAGGAGTCGAGAAACCTGGAGTTTAAAGGCAGTTTGTTTGAACTGTGCGGTGAAGGAAACGACGCGAGCACACCATCAGCCTCTCCAGCCGGGCTCCCCCTGCTGCTCAGCTCCCTCTCCGCCCTGCTCACATGGATCCAGTTTTAG
- the f13a1a.1 gene encoding coagulation factor XIII A chain: MPKFDPCEKNRGRLNSPVSCINGENKILPEFEVFHEATPRAPMPTDENLIVMNINMYDNMNKLAHHTDAYSLSKLIIRRGQEFIMGIVFNRPFNPKKDLFFIEFLIGNNPISTQKTLISITYGGNNQTNDWNARVVETIKTEIKMGITPAADCIVGLYSTYVGVITNSGKQRSQRNEKTDFYVLFNPWAPMDQVYLSNEEERQEYVLNDVGMIYNGDYNNIGRRPWNYGQFQSGILEACIFILDFGRMPLQYRGDAIKVVRKASSMINSLDDDGVLVGSWGGDFSLGTAPTAWTGSVEILRKYFSEGGLPVKYGQCWVYAGVFNTFLRCLGLPGRVITNYCSAHDNSGNLKTDIVLDEDGSLDRQVSDTIWNFHCWNEVFFKRTDMPENYSGWQVVDSTPQEISEGYYRCGPAAVIAIKGQTLGYSFDAGFVFSEVNSDVVYYKRDKYGNMNVIYVDRTYVGKLVVTKMIGSNDHNNITDSYKYDKRVSRRQIQTQLKDASVLDSILAGSDVQLYTQATKNNKDIMLTMTFNNLSKGPRTITCKITGKVEYYTGATRTQFMFLTHEVALQPLESKQEVIIVTADEYKNFIIGQSFLCFVVYAFIHETNMSLIGMESIHLDTPSLLLEVSKFSQVGKDMFAIVGFTNTLGYDLTNVTVRMEGINLFPVKTKTYSIIQQGSKIKWIESFKPQQAGTKMLVACLDCATLRDVCGHLEIVVHPGHN; encoded by the exons ATGCCGAAATTTGATCCATGTGAGAAAAACCGAGGCCGGTTGAACAGTCCAGTTTCCTGCATCAATGGAGAGAACAAGATCCTGCCTGAGTTTGAAGTGTTTCATGAAGCAACACCTCGGGCCCCCATGCCTACTGATG aaaatctcATTGTGATGAATATTAACATGTATGACAATATGAACAAGCTTGCCCATCACACTGATGCATACAGTCTCAGCAAACTGATCATCCGTCGGGGTCAAGAGTTCATCATGGGCATCGTCTTCAATCGCCCATTTAACCCAAAAAAGGACTTGTTTTTTATTGAGTTCCTGATTG GCAATAACCCCATCAGTACCCAAAAGACTTTAATCAGTATAACCTATGGTGGAAATAACCAGACCAATGATTGGAATGCCCGTGTGGTGGAGACCATAAAAACTGAGATTAAGATGGGCATCACACCAGCTGCTGACTGCATTGTGGGTCTGTACAGCACCTATGTGGGTGTTATAACCAATTCTGGAAAACAACGCTCTCAAAGAAATGAGAAGACAGACTTCTACGTGCTGTTCAACCCCTGGGCACCTA TGGATCAGGTTTACCTGAGCAATGAGGAAGAGAGGCAGGAGTATGTGCTGAATGATGTGGGAATGATCTACAATGGAGACTATAATAATATTGGCAGACGACCGTGGAACTATGGGCAG TTTCAGAGTGGAATTCTGGAAGCTTGCATCTTCATCCTGGATTTTGGGAGAATGCCCCTCCAGTACAGAGGAGATGCTATAAAAGTGGTTCGGAAAGCCTCATCCATG ATTAACTCACTGGATGATGATGGGGTCCTAGTAGGTAGCTGGGGTGGAGACTTCAGCCTTGGTACTGCGCCCACAGCCTGGACAGGCAGTGTAGAGATTCTGCGCAAGTATTTTTCGGAAGGTGGACTGCCTGTCAAGTATGGCCAGTGTTGGGTGTATGCTGGAGTGTTCAACACTT TCCTACGGTGCCTTGGCCTTCCTGGGAGGGTGATTACCAACTACTGCTCTGCACATGACAACAGTGGCAACCTGAAGACTGACATTGTGCTGGACGAGGATGGCAGTCTGGACAGACAGGTCTCAGACACCATCTG GAACTTTCACTGCTGGAACGAGGTGTTTTTTAAGAGGACTGACATGCCAGAAAACTACTCAGGCTGGCAGGTGGTGGACTCCACTCCTCAGGAGATCAGTGAGG GTTATTACCGTTGTGGTCCTGCAGCTGTGATAGCCATCAAAGGTCAAACTCTCGGCTATTCGTTTGATGCAGGCTTTGTTTTTTCTGAG GTCAACAGTGATGTGGTTTACTATAAAAGAGACAAGTACGGAAACATGAATGTCATCTATGTGGACCGCACCTATGTAGGAAAGTTGGTTGTGACCAAAATGATTGGCTCCAATGATCATAACAACATCACAGACTCTTACAAATATGATAAGA GAGTGTCACGACGGCAGATACAGACGCAACTGAAAG ACGCCAGTGTTTTGGATTCCATACTGGCAGGCAGTGATGTGCAGCTGTACACGCAGGCCACCAAAAACAACAAGGACATAATGTTAACCATGACCTTTAACAACCTGAGCAAGGGACCACGCACCATCACCTGCAAAATCACGGGCAAGGTGGAATACTACACTGGAGCCACTCGGACCCAGTTCATGTTTCTCACCCATGAGGTGGCTCTGCAGCCTTTGGAAT CTAAGCAGGAGGTCATCATAGTAACAGCAGATGAGTACAAGAACTTCATCATAGGCCAGTCTTTCCTCTGCTTCGTTGTGTACGCCTTCATCCACGAGACCAACATGTCCCTCATCGGCATGGAATCGATCCATCTGGACACCCCTTCCCTTCTACTTGAG GTGAGCAAATTCTCTCAGGTTGGAAAGGATATGTTTGCGATCGTGGGCTTCACCAACACACTTGGCTACGACCTGACCAATGTCACTGTGCGCATGGAGGGAATAAACCTCTTTCCTGTGAAAACCAAAACgtacag CATCATTCAACAAGgttctaaaataaaatggattGAGTCCTTCAAGCCTCAGCAGGCCGGCACCAAGATGCTGGTGGCCTGCTTGGATTGTGCCACTCTGAGAGATGTGTGTGGACACCTGGAAATCGTCGTACATCCTGGACACAACTAA
- the ly86 gene encoding lymphocyte antigen 86, with protein sequence MIYKHIHFSMKLYIVVVILSMLQLSSGDTEEDYWPVHTACNSDKIQVIYRSCDPIQDVGFTLSSCSDIMTQPYVKVSFLLRQSIDELYLSLGLFHNGVFIVHYDEPLCLKNFPRFTFCGNRRGEMVTIQMFVPGLEHPLKGHYNFKVHCINQNGFQIGCVNATAIFH encoded by the exons ATGATTTACAAACATATACATTTCAGTATGAAGTTATACATTGTTGTAGTGATCCTGAGCATGTTACAGCTATCTTCAGGGGACACAGAGGAAGACTACTGGCCTGTTCACACTGCGTGCAACTCAGACAAGATCCAAGTGATATACAGGAGCTGTG ACCCCATACAGGATGTAGGCTTCACACTCAGTTCCTGTTCAGACATAATGACACAGCCATACGTCAAAGTATCCTTTCTCCTGA GGCAATCCATTGATGAACTTTATCTATCTCTGGGTCTGTTTCACAACGGTGTTTTCATTGTCCACTATGATGAGCCCCTCTGCTTAAAAAATTTCCCTCGTTTCACCTTCTGTGGCAACAGGAGAGGAG aaaTGGTTACTATTCAGATGTTTGTGCCAGGGCTGGAGCATCCACTAAAG GGTCACTACAACTTTAAAGTACATTGCATAAACCAAAATGGCTTCCAGATTGGTTGTGTGAATGCCACGGCTATATTTCATTAA